One window of Phoenix dactylifera cultivar Barhee BC4 chromosome 5, palm_55x_up_171113_PBpolish2nd_filt_p, whole genome shotgun sequence genomic DNA carries:
- the LOC103711132 gene encoding protein DETOXIFICATION 49-like: MCNALTPDSPFPCQCDHHEDPHGLLAAPLVQKQQTSTSPSDAPVLTPKPPTQLALAFVEANSILSLALPMALSGLLIYSRSMISMLFLGRLGDLPLAGGALAIGFANITGYSVLSGLAMGMEPICGQAFGAKKLPLLGLALQRTILLLLSASIPIALIWANMRPLLLLCGQDAGIAAAAQSYILFSLPDLFLQSFLHPLRIYLRSQSITLPLAYAATLAALLHLPINYLLVSILHLGIPGVALASVWTNLNLLLLLLAYLYLSGVSKSTGGIIPSAESFGGWSSLLNLALPSCVSVCLEWWWYEIMILLCGLLLNPKCTVASMGILIQTTSLIYIFPSSLSFGVSTRVSNELGANRPDRARRAAFVGLSSSFLLGLIALSFAVSVRHVWSRMFTADPAIAVLTTSVLPILGLCELGNCPQTTGCGVLRGSARPRAGANVNLSSFYLVGTPVAVGLAFWGGLDFKGLWLGLLAAQATCVVLMLAVIHRTDWDLQAERARRLTGAACGAGILNGDLIEPVEKQTQKLKSSTVDDDVEVEKANSVISITIDRSSTLT, encoded by the coding sequence ATGTGCAATGCTCTGACCCCAGACTCCCCTTTCCCATGCCAATGCGACCACCATGAAGACCCCCACGGCCTCCTCGCTGCCCCCCTCGTCCAGAAGCAGCAGACGTCGACGAGCCCATCAGATGCTCCGGTGCTCACGCCGAAGCCGCCGACCCAGCTCGCCCTTGCCTTCGTGGAGGCCAATTCTATATTAAGCCTGGCTCTCCCAATGGCGCTGAGCGGCCTCCTCATCTACTCCCGCTCTATGATTTCCATGCTTTTCCTCGGCCGCCTTGGGGACCTTCCCCTCGCGGGCGGCGCCCTCGCCATCGGCTTCGCCAACATAACTGGCTACTCTGTCCTCTCCGGGCTTGCGATGGGCATGGAGCCAATCTGCGGCCAGGCGTTCGGTGCCAAGAAGCTCCCCCTCCTCGGCCTCGCCCTGCAGCGGACCATTCTGCTCCTCCTCTCGGCTTCCATCCCCATTGCCTTAATCTGGGCCAACATGCGAccgctcctcctcctctgcgGCCAGGACGCCGgcatcgccgccgccgcccagtCTTACATTCTCTTCTCCCTCCCCGACCTCTTCCTCCAGTCCTTCCTCCACCCCCTCCGCATCTACCTCCGCTCCCAGTCCATCACCCTCCCCCTCGCCTATGCCGCCACCCTCGCCGCCCTGCTCCACCTCCCCATCAATTACCTCCTCGTCTCCATCCTCCACCTCGGTATCCCAGGCGTCGCCCTCGCCTCTGTTTGGACCAACCtcaacctcctcctcctcctccttgcctACCTCTATCTCTCCGGCGTCTCCAAAAGCACTGGCGGAATAATTCCCTCTGCCGAGAGCTTCGGCGGCTGGTCCTCTCTGCTAAACCTCGCCCTCCCCAGCTGCGTCTCCGTCTGCCTCGAATGGTGGTGGTACGAGATTATGATCCTCCTGTGTGGCCTCCTGCTTAATCCCAAATGCACCGTCGCCTCAATGGGCATTTTGATACAAACCACTTCCCTCATCTACATTTTCCCCTCCTCCCTTAGTTTCGGCGTCTCCACCCGCGTCAGCAACGAGCTCGGCGCCAACCGCCCCGACCGTGCCCGCCGCGCTGCCTTCGTCGGCCTCTCCTCCAGCTTCCTCCTTGGTCTCATTGCCCTCAGCTTCGCTGTCTCCGTCCGGCACGTCTGGTCCAGGATGTTCACCGCTGACCCCGCCATCGCGGTGCTCACCACCTCGGTTCTGCCGATACTGGGGCTGTGCGAGCTGGGCAACTGCCCGCAGACGACAGGGTGCGGTGTCTTGCGAGGCAGCGCGCGGCCGCGGGCCGGTGCCAACGTAAACCTCAGCTCCTTCTATTTGGTCGGAACGCCGGTTGCAGTCGGGCTTGCCTTCTGGGGAGGACTCGACTTCAAAGGGCTCTGGCTCGGCCTCCTCGCGGCACAGGCCACCTGCGTCGTGCTCATGCTGGCCGTCATCCACCGCACCGACTGGGACCTGCAGGCCGAGCGCGCGCGGCGGCTCACCGGTGCGGCCTGCGGTGCCGGAATCCTCAACGGCGATTTAATTGAACCTGTTGAGAAACAAACACAGAAGCTAAAATCTAGCACAGTGGACGATGATGTTGAAGTTGAGAAGGCCAATTCCGTGATTTCCATAACAATTGATCGATCTTCCACACTAACTTGA